Proteins found in one Hoplias malabaricus isolate fHopMal1 chromosome 17, fHopMal1.hap1, whole genome shotgun sequence genomic segment:
- the taf7 gene encoding transcription initiation factor TFIID subunit 7 encodes MTSKAKVGKVGSKSKEDAPHELENQFVLRLPQEYASTVRQIAQSSSMNLKDRLTIELHADGRHGIVRVDRVPLACKLVDLPCILETLKTVDKKTFYKTADVCQMLVCSLDGDLYPPLEEPTGSVDSKSKKKDKDKDKKFIWNHGITCPLKNTRKRRFRKTAKKKYIESPDVEKEVKRLLSTDSEAVSVRWEVIAEDETKETDNNLSLSNLDSSPGTSGHKGHGSSAPRDELREIFNDISSSSEDEEDEGDRHEDEDLNIVDTEDDMVGQLNEKLNESDGGRDENDRNNQIVMEYQVQINSVKAKLQETRARKKQQEDLIMKVENQALKNRFQALLNDIIHQEEREMEQLASLQEQLDSLIEK; translated from the exons ATGACATCAAAAGCAAAAG TTGGAAAAGTTGGCTCCAAAAGTAAAGAGGATGCCCCTCATGAGCTGGAGAATCAGTTTGTTCTGCGGCTTCCTCAG GAATACGCCTCCACAGTGAGACAGATTGCCCAGTCCAGCAGCATGAATCTCAAAGACAGACTGACTATAGAGCTTCATG CTGATGGCCGTCACGGGATCGTGAGGGTGGATCGTGTCCCTTTAGCATGTAAACTAGTGGATCTTCCCTGCATCCTGGAGACATTAAAAACAGTCGATAAGAAGACATTTTATAAGACTGCTGATGTGTGTCAG ATGCTTGTCTGCTCTCTGGATGGAGACCTCTATCCCCCCCTAGAGGAGCCCACTGGAAGTGTAGACTCCAAGAGCAAGAAAAAAGACAAGGACAAAGACAAAAAATTCATCTGGAACCATGGCA TAACCTGCCCTCtgaagaacaccagaaagaggcGATTTAGAAAGACAGCAAAGAAGAAG TACATTGAGTCTCCTGATGTTGAGAAAGAGGTGAAGAGGCTCCTGAGCACAGACTCTGAGGCTGTTAGTGTCC GATGGGAGGTGATCGCTGAGGATGAGACCAAAGAAACCGATAATAATTTATCTCTCTCCAATCTGGACTCCTCACCTGGAACCTCTGGACACAAGGGTCATGGTTCCTCAG CTCCACGTGACGAACTGCGTGAGATTTTTAACGACATTAGCAGCAGCAGTGAGGACGAGGAAGACGAAGGCGATCGACATGAAGATGAAGACCTTaacattgtggacacagaggaTGATATGGTTGGACAGCTCAATGAAAAACTCAACGAGTCTGATGGAGGAAGGGACGAGAATGACAGAAACAACCAGATTG TAATGGAGTACCAGGTGCAGATCAACAGCGTCAAGGCCAAGCTGCAGGAGACTCGCGCTCGCAAGAAACAGCAAGAAGATTTGATCATGAAGGTGGAGAACCAGGCTCTAAAG aacCGTTTTCAGGCATTGCTGAATGACATTATACATCAGGAAGAGCGAGAGATGGAACAG CTGGCCTCTCTGCAGGAGCAGCTGGACTCACTGATCGAGAAGTGA